The proteins below are encoded in one region of Tessaracoccus aquimaris:
- a CDS encoding PQQ-binding-like beta-propeller repeat protein, protein MKVDADPGSADARAEFLDLDEAPTRGPLVTWTPRRTLATVAIGVAAALVATLAVALWPRPDPPLDLVGMVGGPVVAWERPLTNPRQVPLLFPCGAERVALVEMTAPDLTVTCLEAADGREAWTAKVPDQRSLEVRDLVGTPYLAVGAAPEVTLLNRKTGSIAGRVPLPTQTSDFPATLSGTTSGRLLIASTWTAGLNSGLRVTALKGLDASEPRWRVDLPTHDAGAGFQGGYRPVEERRGYLWDPEHDASGFALALDARTGEQPPWSAAASRLGVVDDVVAAQEPGGVSGYEISSGRLLWQVKGDHSLAVAGERTVILIDAPEPDATLEPGSGGLTSTVSAIDPWTGRERWRAQVPLMASVARVTGDGVLVSNLRTINGNAALTMLALDDGAVRWSHEIDGYTGLFTALGEGYVMVDGWTMTSDPDSSAVASLNDEALFAIDLATGEERWRLDASTPQVVGRRVVDIVDGKVVAYR, encoded by the coding sequence ATGAAGGTCGACGCGGATCCGGGCAGCGCCGACGCGCGCGCCGAGTTCCTGGACCTCGATGAGGCGCCCACCCGTGGGCCCCTGGTGACGTGGACGCCGCGGCGAACGCTCGCCACCGTCGCGATCGGGGTCGCCGCCGCCCTCGTCGCCACCCTCGCAGTCGCGCTGTGGCCGCGCCCCGACCCGCCACTCGACCTCGTCGGCATGGTTGGAGGCCCGGTCGTTGCCTGGGAAAGGCCCCTGACCAACCCTCGGCAGGTGCCGCTGCTGTTTCCCTGCGGAGCGGAGCGGGTCGCCCTGGTGGAGATGACTGCACCCGACCTCACCGTCACGTGCCTGGAGGCGGCCGACGGTCGTGAGGCCTGGACGGCGAAGGTCCCCGACCAGCGGAGCCTCGAGGTTCGCGACCTGGTCGGCACGCCCTACCTTGCCGTCGGTGCGGCCCCCGAGGTGACGCTCCTGAACAGGAAGACCGGGAGCATCGCCGGCCGCGTGCCCCTCCCGACGCAGACAAGCGACTTCCCGGCGACGCTCTCCGGCACGACGTCAGGGCGGCTGTTGATCGCCTCGACCTGGACGGCCGGGCTGAATTCGGGGCTGAGGGTCACGGCGCTCAAGGGCCTCGACGCGTCCGAACCGCGCTGGCGCGTCGATCTCCCGACACACGACGCAGGCGCGGGGTTCCAGGGCGGCTACCGCCCCGTCGAGGAGCGGCGCGGCTACCTGTGGGATCCCGAGCACGATGCGTCGGGCTTCGCGCTGGCGCTGGACGCCAGGACGGGCGAGCAGCCGCCTTGGAGCGCGGCAGCCTCGCGGTTGGGAGTCGTCGACGACGTGGTGGCGGCCCAGGAACCCGGCGGAGTCAGCGGCTACGAGATCTCGTCGGGTCGGCTGTTGTGGCAGGTGAAGGGCGACCACTCGCTCGCGGTGGCGGGCGAAAGGACGGTGATCCTCATCGACGCACCCGAGCCCGACGCCACCCTCGAGCCCGGCTCTGGCGGGCTCACCAGCACGGTGTCCGCGATCGACCCGTGGACCGGGCGGGAGCGCTGGCGCGCCCAGGTGCCGCTCATGGCCTCCGTCGCCCGGGTGACCGGCGACGGCGTCCTGGTGTCCAACCTGCGCACCATCAACGGCAACGCGGCGCTCACGATGCTGGCCCTCGACGACGGCGCCGTGCGCTGGTCCCACGAGATCGACGGCTACACGGGGTTGTTCACCGCGCTGGGGGAAGGGTACGTGATGGTCGACGGGTGGACCATGACGAGCGACCCCGACAGCTCCGCGGTCGCGTCCCTGAACGACGAGGCGCTCTTCGCGATCGACCTGGCGACGGGTGAGGAGCGGTGGCGCCTCGACGCGAGCACCCCGCAAGTGGTGGGTCGCCGCGTCGTCGACATCGTCGACGGCAAGGTCGTCGCCTACCGCTGA
- a CDS encoding PQQ-binding-like beta-propeller repeat protein, translating to MTDDVIELAELTRPAPEARWTGRHTGLVFAALVIIAGIIAALTFLTAPLPPGDRLTLQAAPLPAWTTKLADDESAIGIGGDLIVIHQRRLGDQGAAVRGIDPTSGRELWRHNVRGQAGPLLVRNLPGTGWLALQAGSEVTLLDRLTGAQAGRFTLPDGDGGDAWFGSSDKGTLLMAVPSYGSVGRVLTVSRLSAPDPRAVVWSREVPLNAVLMLALRQMDVVEREGLLLVRSADGWRGSGRYSLALRASDGRAPDWTRGVERFVIARGVAVFGVDGRLEGRELRTGRELWRLQPASAYLFGTDSALIIESMGELRRLDPYSGRTQWTTAVGSVFTALVEHGDQLVFYEGAQTIFPDRGTTKADSAAPWVAALDLSTGRPLWRTTTPSPVLDVMLGTETVIARMYDAHDTSPTFEVAALTEGGAISWVWRDQRDSWSLTRLGSHLATIDPDGTLTLWN from the coding sequence ATGACCGACGACGTGATCGAGCTCGCCGAATTGACTCGGCCGGCTCCCGAAGCCCGGTGGACGGGCCGCCACACCGGGCTGGTCTTCGCGGCGCTGGTCATCATCGCGGGCATCATCGCCGCCCTCACCTTCCTGACCGCCCCACTCCCGCCCGGCGACCGACTCACGCTGCAGGCGGCACCGCTGCCCGCCTGGACGACGAAGCTCGCCGACGACGAGTCGGCGATCGGCATCGGGGGCGACCTGATCGTCATCCACCAACGACGACTCGGCGACCAGGGCGCGGCCGTCCGCGGCATCGACCCCACGAGCGGGCGCGAGTTGTGGCGCCACAACGTCCGCGGTCAGGCCGGGCCACTGCTGGTGCGGAACCTGCCAGGCACCGGCTGGCTCGCGCTCCAGGCAGGTTCCGAGGTGACCCTCCTCGACCGGCTGACCGGCGCCCAGGCGGGGCGCTTCACCCTCCCCGACGGCGACGGCGGCGACGCCTGGTTCGGATCGAGCGACAAGGGGACGCTGCTGATGGCCGTGCCGAGTTACGGGTCAGTGGGGCGGGTCCTGACCGTCTCGCGCCTGTCGGCGCCGGACCCGAGGGCAGTCGTCTGGAGCAGGGAGGTGCCCCTCAACGCCGTCCTGATGCTCGCGCTGCGGCAGATGGACGTGGTGGAGCGCGAGGGGTTGCTGCTCGTGCGCAGTGCAGACGGATGGCGCGGTTCCGGCCGATACTCGCTTGCCCTCCGCGCCTCCGATGGGCGGGCGCCGGACTGGACGCGCGGCGTCGAGCGGTTCGTGATCGCCCGCGGCGTGGCGGTGTTCGGGGTCGATGGCCGGCTCGAGGGGCGCGAACTTCGCACCGGTCGCGAGTTGTGGCGATTGCAGCCGGCCTCGGCCTATCTGTTCGGGACCGACAGCGCGTTGATCATCGAGTCGATGGGCGAGTTGCGTCGGCTCGATCCCTACTCGGGCCGCACGCAGTGGACCACGGCCGTCGGGTCGGTGTTCACGGCCCTTGTCGAGCACGGAGACCAGTTGGTCTTCTACGAGGGCGCCCAGACGATCTTCCCCGACCGGGGCACGACGAAGGCGGACTCGGCCGCGCCGTGGGTCGCCGCCCTCGACCTGTCGACCGGGCGACCGCTGTGGCGTACGACGACGCCGTCACCGGTGCTCGACGTGATGCTCGGCACCGAAACGGTCATCGCGCGGATGTACGACGCACACGACACGTCGCCGACCTTCGAGGTGGCCGCCCTCACCGAGGGCGGCGCGATCTCGTGGGTGTGGCGGGATCAGCGCGACTCGTGGAGCCTCACCCGCCTCGGAAGCCACCTGGCCACGATCGACCCCGACGGGACGCTGACCCTGTGGAACTGA
- a CDS encoding SRPBCC domain-containing protein, producing MQTADPAADLTNLEVSLAVHKPLADVWSALMTPPGNEALLGTGGRLGSKGDDWRATDGSYGVTRSFHPMEQIRFSWHADGEAPRTVVDLRLSDQDGHTRLDLAQDRLPVDADLDALSSHWEDALTRLADLA from the coding sequence ATGCAAACCGCAGACCCCGCAGCAGACCTCACGAATCTTGAGGTGTCGCTCGCCGTGCACAAGCCCCTCGCCGACGTCTGGTCGGCCCTCATGACCCCGCCAGGTAATGAGGCTTTGCTTGGCACCGGCGGACGACTGGGCTCCAAGGGCGACGACTGGCGAGCCACTGACGGCTCGTACGGCGTCACGCGAAGCTTCCATCCCATGGAACAGATCAGATTCTCCTGGCACGCGGACGGGGAAGCGCCACGCACCGTGGTCGACCTGCGCCTCAGCGACCAGGACGGGCACACCCGGCTCGACCTGGCGCAGGACCGTCTCCCGGTCGACGCCGACCTCGATGCCCTGTCGTCCCACTGGGAGGACGCGCTCACCCGCCTGGCCGACCTGGCCTGA
- a CDS encoding MFS transporter, whose protein sequence is MSSPRLAQVGVSLMFFTNGALVASILPRLPEVKAAFSLSNTQFGLMVIAMPIGSILAAAAGGAFVRRFGARTVTAVGSVLLGALIALAGFAPTPVLFALPFVLAGFTDAVVDAAQNIQGVTVEEWRGRSIINSLHALWSLGAATGGTVAAWSAARGLPLGPQLAVTGALWAAIAIVASLIAGTPQDGQPPAEAAAGTEAGSPTRSAWRLLIPIALLAICGTLIEDIANNWVTLFLTSEAGATIGVAGMGYTVVLLSQFVGRILGDPMTDRWGRGAVARFGGVLVAVGAVMVVTAPGVLAPYLGFALTGFGCATLVPAAFAAAARIPGFAHGSGVALLGWLMRLGFLGTSPLIGVISDAVGLRLAMLVPVAAGLTAALIAHLVWRAKRDSAALVGAHG, encoded by the coding sequence ATGTCCTCTCCGCGACTCGCCCAGGTCGGCGTCTCCCTGATGTTCTTCACCAACGGTGCTCTGGTGGCGAGCATCCTGCCCCGACTGCCAGAGGTGAAGGCAGCGTTCTCGCTCAGCAACACCCAGTTCGGCCTCATGGTGATCGCGATGCCGATCGGGTCGATCCTGGCGGCCGCGGCAGGCGGGGCATTCGTCAGGCGCTTCGGGGCGCGGACGGTGACCGCTGTCGGCTCGGTCCTGCTCGGAGCGCTGATCGCGCTCGCGGGGTTCGCGCCGACCCCGGTGCTCTTCGCCCTCCCGTTTGTGCTCGCCGGGTTCACCGACGCCGTGGTCGACGCGGCCCAGAACATCCAGGGAGTGACGGTCGAGGAATGGCGCGGCCGCTCGATCATCAACTCGCTGCACGCGCTGTGGAGCCTCGGAGCGGCCACCGGCGGCACCGTGGCGGCCTGGAGCGCGGCCAGGGGCCTTCCGCTCGGCCCCCAACTGGCGGTCACCGGGGCACTCTGGGCGGCCATCGCCATCGTCGCCAGCCTCATCGCGGGCACCCCGCAGGACGGGCAACCACCCGCCGAGGCAGCCGCCGGAACTGAGGCCGGCTCGCCGACGCGATCCGCATGGCGACTGCTGATCCCGATCGCGCTGCTGGCCATCTGCGGCACGCTCATCGAGGACATCGCCAACAACTGGGTCACCCTGTTCCTGACCAGCGAGGCGGGCGCGACCATCGGGGTGGCGGGGATGGGCTACACGGTCGTCCTGCTCAGCCAGTTCGTCGGGCGCATCCTCGGCGACCCGATGACGGACCGGTGGGGTCGAGGAGCCGTCGCCCGGTTCGGGGGTGTGCTCGTCGCGGTCGGCGCCGTGATGGTGGTGACGGCACCTGGGGTCCTCGCCCCGTACCTCGGGTTCGCGCTGACCGGCTTCGGGTGCGCAACGCTGGTTCCCGCGGCCTTCGCTGCCGCCGCCCGGATCCCCGGATTCGCGCACGGATCCGGCGTCGCGTTGCTCGGCTGGTTGATGCGACTCGGCTTCCTTGGCACCTCCCCGCTGATCGGCGTCATCTCCGATGCCGTCGGGCTACGGCTCGCGATGCTGGTGCCCGTAGCGGCGGGTCTGACCGCCGCGTTGATCGCTCATCTGGTGTGGCGGGCCAAGCGCGATTCAGCCGCGCTCGTCGGCGCTCACGGCTAG
- a CDS encoding DeoR/GlpR family DNA-binding transcription regulator: MQRSLRHKTIIQALGEGEVRVVDLMRLTGASSITIRRDLAELAAVGALERTHGGARRPLKRGAPMPFASRREADQHVKAALARRAAVLIADDESVILDNGTTCYSVAQELAGRPLTVLALSLHAAAALASRPGASVSTPGGPVETDTLALVGSAAMTAVLNFRADVALLGACSAAPEDGLTSTTFEDAELKRAVIAASRRRILVTSAGKLSRTASFRFGDPADLTHLVTTADAPADALHAYRCAGVEILLA, from the coding sequence GTGCAACGATCACTTCGTCATAAAACGATCATCCAGGCCCTGGGTGAGGGAGAGGTCAGGGTCGTTGACCTGATGCGGCTGACGGGCGCATCGAGCATCACCATCCGTCGCGACCTCGCCGAGCTTGCCGCGGTTGGGGCGCTCGAAAGGACCCACGGGGGCGCGCGTCGTCCGCTCAAGAGGGGCGCCCCGATGCCGTTCGCGTCCCGTCGGGAGGCCGACCAGCACGTCAAGGCCGCGCTAGCCAGGAGGGCCGCGGTACTCATCGCGGATGATGAGTCGGTCATCCTCGACAACGGCACGACCTGCTACTCGGTCGCACAGGAACTGGCCGGGCGGCCCCTGACGGTGCTTGCGCTCTCGCTCCATGCGGCAGCAGCGCTCGCGTCGCGGCCAGGGGCGAGCGTCTCGACTCCCGGAGGGCCCGTCGAGACGGACACGTTGGCGCTTGTGGGCTCTGCGGCCATGACGGCCGTGCTCAACTTCCGTGCCGACGTCGCGCTGCTCGGAGCCTGCTCCGCTGCGCCGGAGGACGGTCTGACAAGCACCACGTTCGAGGATGCCGAACTCAAGCGGGCGGTGATCGCCGCGTCCCGACGACGGATCCTGGTCACCTCCGCAGGGAAGCTGAGCCGCACCGCGAGCTTCCGGTTCGGTGACCCGGCAGACCTCACGCACCTGGTCACGACCGCCGACGCACCCGCCGACGCCCTGCATGCCTACCGCTGCGCCGGCGTCGAGATCCTGCTTGCGTAG
- a CDS encoding MFS transporter, with protein sequence MTTAPAPFEGWAPGQAQYRRITLGLFLAGLATFALVYCPQPVLPLLASEFGVGAGSATLALSVTTVAMGVALLVFGPLSDAVGRMNLMRVTLLVAALLGTAVAFMPSWPLLLVLRAAVGFAVAGLPAVAAAYLRDEIAPRSASAATGLYIGGTAIGGMTGRLLTGVIADVLGWQWAIGLIGAMSLAIAVSLGVLLPPARRFQPTPLNHTELAANARRMLLDDGLLRLYCIGFTAMGAFVAAFNALAFRLVGAPFNLSVGVASLVFVSYLLGSVSSPYAGRLAARFGPSRVVPVALLVFLLGIGFTLLDSLAAVIVGVALITTGFFAAHGTASAWVTLRASRKGRGTGMAGSLYLAFYYFGSSACGSAAGFIWTHYGWPGVATFSGALVGVAIALAASLRSVDPVRATGAEAPRRQP encoded by the coding sequence GTGACCACCGCCCCAGCCCCGTTCGAGGGTTGGGCCCCGGGCCAGGCGCAGTACCGGCGCATCACCTTGGGCCTGTTCCTCGCGGGCCTCGCGACGTTCGCGCTGGTCTACTGCCCCCAACCTGTGCTGCCGCTGCTGGCCTCCGAGTTCGGCGTCGGTGCAGGCTCGGCAACGCTCGCGCTCTCGGTCACGACCGTCGCGATGGGCGTCGCGCTGCTGGTGTTCGGGCCACTCTCGGACGCCGTCGGACGCATGAACCTGATGCGCGTCACGCTGCTTGTCGCGGCACTGCTCGGCACGGCGGTCGCGTTCATGCCCTCGTGGCCGCTGCTTCTGGTGCTGCGGGCAGCGGTCGGGTTCGCCGTCGCGGGGCTGCCCGCGGTCGCCGCCGCCTACCTGCGCGACGAGATCGCACCGAGGTCGGCCTCCGCCGCGACCGGGCTCTACATCGGAGGCACCGCGATCGGCGGGATGACGGGCCGCCTCCTCACCGGAGTGATCGCCGACGTGCTGGGCTGGCAATGGGCCATCGGGCTGATCGGGGCCATGTCGCTGGCGATCGCCGTCTCCCTCGGAGTGCTGCTGCCGCCGGCGCGACGGTTCCAGCCGACGCCGCTCAACCACACCGAACTCGCGGCCAACGCGCGGCGGATGCTGCTCGACGACGGGCTGCTGCGGCTCTACTGCATCGGGTTCACCGCGATGGGCGCCTTCGTGGCCGCGTTCAACGCACTGGCGTTCAGGCTGGTGGGCGCGCCGTTCAACCTGTCGGTCGGGGTGGCGAGCCTCGTGTTCGTCAGCTATCTGCTCGGCTCGGTCAGTTCGCCATACGCGGGGCGCCTCGCCGCGCGGTTCGGGCCGAGCCGGGTCGTGCCGGTCGCGCTGCTGGTCTTCCTGCTCGGCATCGGGTTCACGCTCCTCGACAGCCTGGCGGCGGTCATCGTCGGGGTGGCCCTCATCACGACCGGATTCTTCGCGGCCCACGGGACGGCCAGCGCCTGGGTGACGCTGCGGGCGTCGCGGAAGGGCCGCGGCACGGGGATGGCGGGATCGCTCTACCTCGCGTTCTACTACTTCGGCTCCAGCGCATGCGGGTCGGCGGCCGGCTTCATCTGGACCCACTACGGATGGCCCGGCGTCGCGACGTTCTCGGGCGCGCTGGTCGGCGTGGCCATAGCGCTGGCCGCCTCGCTGAGGTCGGTCGATCCGGTCAGGGCCACCGGAGCCGAGGCCCCCCGGCGGCAGCCCTAG
- a CDS encoding pyruvate, water dikinase regulatory protein → MSALEIHIIADSTGETAARIARAAVAQFPTREFTIVRHRKMNSTKALILALEEVRDSGNPVAVFYTLVNEELSDLVRNFCHDARIPVADLMTDAMHALEQISGIEADQVAMRAPGVEAEYFVRMSAIDFAVRNDDGAMPGALHEADICLVGPSRSGKTPLSIYLGYLGYKAVNVPLVPGIAPPPELFTIDKWRIIGLTMDAERLLKIRGERVRGMGGFGTKDGYADLVKIYDELDEIAKVHRKLGAPIIDTTGVALEEAASRIIDIVDERAKKVGARLRRPPGVVRAGDSWRP, encoded by the coding sequence ATGTCAGCCCTCGAAATCCACATCATCGCCGACTCCACCGGCGAGACCGCGGCCAGGATAGCCCGGGCCGCCGTGGCGCAGTTTCCCACGCGAGAGTTCACCATCGTCCGGCACAGGAAGATGAACTCGACGAAGGCGCTGATCCTGGCCCTCGAGGAGGTGCGCGACTCCGGCAACCCGGTCGCCGTCTTCTACACCCTCGTCAACGAGGAACTGTCCGACCTCGTGCGTAACTTCTGTCACGACGCCCGCATCCCCGTCGCCGATCTGATGACCGACGCCATGCACGCCCTTGAGCAGATCTCGGGGATCGAGGCGGATCAGGTCGCGATGCGCGCGCCCGGCGTCGAGGCTGAGTATTTCGTGCGGATGTCGGCGATCGACTTCGCGGTCCGCAACGACGACGGTGCGATGCCCGGCGCGCTGCACGAGGCCGACATCTGCCTTGTCGGCCCCTCCCGATCCGGCAAGACGCCCCTGTCGATCTACCTCGGCTACCTCGGCTACAAGGCCGTCAACGTGCCGCTGGTGCCGGGGATCGCGCCGCCGCCCGAACTGTTCACGATCGACAAGTGGCGCATCATCGGGCTCACGATGGACGCTGAGCGACTGCTGAAGATCCGCGGCGAGCGGGTGCGTGGGATGGGTGGCTTCGGCACCAAGGACGGCTACGCCGACCTCGTCAAGATCTACGACGAACTCGACGAGATCGCCAAGGTCCACCGCAAGTTGGGGGCACCCATCATCGACACGACCGGCGTCGCGCTGGAGGAGGCGGCCTCGCGGATCATCGACATCGTCGACGAGCGCGCCAAGAAGGTCGGCGCGCGGCTACGCCGTCCACCGGGCGTCGTGCGGGCAGGGGACTCCTGGCGCCCCTAG